In Solanum stenotomum isolate F172 chromosome 6, ASM1918654v1, whole genome shotgun sequence, one DNA window encodes the following:
- the LOC125869295 gene encoding UDP-glycosyltransferase 75C1-like → MKNLKNEKPHVLIALFPGQGQINPCLQFSKQLINLGIEVTLTTSLSAFSKIKKLPNVEGLSFAPFSDGYDGKFQLSSVDDFHLFYSSVKSRGSKFIFNLIQSNAKNGTPFSHVIYTIIMEWVGLVAKKINVPSTLFWIQPATVFDVYYYRFTNYSDYFKNCTAKDKTIELPGLPPLSPIDFPSFVFDDMESTNWAVKSIKRQIEMLNSEENPRVLVNTFDALEFDALRILKHVTMVGIGPSIPSIFLNDDTFRADMIEISSKNYMDWLDSKDKGSVIYIAFGSYSEISSQLMEEIGHGLLKCGRPFLWAIREGQDGEKMEDKLSCKDELEKQGKIVNWCSQVEVLKHPSIGCFLTHCGWNSTLESIASKVPIVACPLWNDQVCNAKLIQDIWKNGVRVNVSEGGVVERDEFNRCITIAMGSDEEGEELRRNAKKWSNLAKEAMKENGTSSLKLKDFVNEFLLGHNEY, encoded by the coding sequence atgaaaaatttgaagaatgaaaagCCTCATGTTCTTATAGCACTATTCCCAGGTCAAGGCCAAATTAATCCATGTCTTCAATTTTCCAAACAATTAATCAATCTAGGCATTGAAGTCACTTTAACCACGAGCCTATCAGCTttcagtaaaataaaaaaacttccAAACGTTGAAGGATTAAGCTTTGCTCCTTTCTCTGATGGCTATGATGGCAAATTCCAGTTAAGTTCAGTTGATGACTTTCATTTGTTCTATTCTTCTGTAAAGTCTCGCGGgtcaaaattcattttcaatttgatCCAGTCAAATGCAAAAAATGGTACCCCTTTTTCACATGTCATCTATACAATTATCATGGAATGGGTTGGTTTAGTAGCCAAAAAAATTAATGTCCCATCTACATTATTTTGGATCCAACCTGCCACAGTTTTTGATGTTTACTATTATAGATTCACAAACTATTctgattatttcaaaaattgtaCTGCTAAGGATAAAACAATAGAGTTGCCAGGATTGCCACCACTTAGTCCAATTGATTTTCCGTCTTTTGTGTTTGATGACATGGAAAGTACCAACTGGGCAGTTAAGTCTATTAAAAGGCAAATTGAAATGTTGAATAGTGAAGAAAATCCAAGAGTTCTTGTGAACACTTTTGATGCTTTGGAGTTTGATGCTTTGAGAATTTTAAAGCATGTGACTATGGTGGGAATTGGGCCTTCAATTCCTTCAATATTTCTTAATGATGATACTTTTCGAGCTGATATGATTGAGATTAGTTCGAAGAATTATATGGATTGGTTGGACTCAAAGGATAAGGGATCAGTTATCTACATAGCATTTGGTAGTTACTCCGAAATATCAAGTCAATTGATGGAGGAGATTGGTCACGGATTGCTAAAATGTGGGAGGCCATTTTTGTGGGCGATTAGGGAAGGACAAGACGGAGAAAAGATGGAGGACAAGTTGAGTTGCAAAGACGAACTTGAAAAGCAGGGGAAAATAGTGAATTGGTGCTCGCAAGTGGAAGTTCTTAAACACCCTTCTATTGGTTGTTTTCTGACTCACTGTGGATGGAATTCAACTTTGGAGAGCATAGCATCTAAGGTACCTATAGTGGCATGTCCACTCTGGAACGATCAAGTTTGTAATGCAAAACTCATCCAAGATATCTGGAAGAATGGTGTTAGAGTTAATGTTAGTGAAGGTGGTGTGGTGGAAAGAGATGAATTCAATAGATGTATCACGATCGCAATGGGAAGCGACGAAGAAGGGGAAGAATTGAGAAGAAATGCCAAGAAATGGAGTAATTTAGCTAAGGAAGCTATGAAGGAAAATGGTACATCAAGTCTGAAGCTCAAGGATTTTGTTAATGAGTTTTTACTTGGTCATAATGAGTACTAA